In Camelina sativa cultivar DH55 chromosome 17, Cs, whole genome shotgun sequence, the genomic stretch GAACGATCAACATTATGTTAAAAGAaccaaacgaagaagaaaagaaaaacaataacaatGAAAAAGTCAAGATTAATATGTCTCATACAAGTTTGGACGACCTTTTCAGATCAtgttggattatatatataaatcatatagtTTGTATCTATGATTATGTGTGTatgctatatataataaagtatgtttagataaaattagataattttgccccttttttttttggtaaaccaTATGTGTCCAAagtctaaaccaaaaaaaaaatccagttaCAACAGTGTTTTACTCAAATTACACctttaaatctttatttaaactttaaaaggcacagaaacaaataaaagagcAAAATgtgaaacaatatatatgtatccCAAACGATTAATGCCAAATAAATGCATTGTACTCGACCACGGCATCTTTATCAACACTCTTATAAGTCTTGGGCAGTGCATAGCCTCTAGCAAACCTGAAAGCCCCCGTACCTCCGATGATAGGCAACTCTCTCTCCTTCAACAGTATAGGATTCCGTCCATACAACCCGACGGTGCTGCCGTTAAACTCTCCTTCCGTGAATGCCAAGTTAAAGACCATTGTGAAGCCAAACGTTTTCATGTCCGTCGATGCGTACATCCCCTGAGCTCTCCCTACTTCCTTCGACCTTGGATCGGGACCCTCGGTCAACGGGGCGTCGACGATCAGAACCGCACCGAATGAGCTGACGGAGGAGTTTGTACTCGGGGCTTCAGCGACTCTGATGGTGGTGGGTTTGTCACCGGAGATGACGTCGTGGAAGTAGAAGTGGAGGTGTGTGAGCTTTTCCGGATCATGTCCTTGAAACGGAGTCGTTGTGGAGTACGCTTCGGATTGTGTAACAGTGACGGTAAGAAGGAGGATAGCTTTGAAGATCAAAGGAAGGAGAAGCAGAAAAGGTGTAGACATGTTGGTTATTTTTGTAGCTACAATGTTGAAAACATGTGATTTATAGCACGAATTTGTTGGTTTATATAACATTTGTAAATGTACATATAAAGTTTATAGATTTGTGACAATAACATGTCCGTTGACGAGGAAAACTAGGGAGTTAGATTTATAAACAACTAGAGATTCGCACACCTACGAATATATGTAAATGATAATTTATAAGAATACGTACATATAAGATGGTTCGAGTGCTCTCCCATGATCTTCGTTTTGTAAACCATATGAATGGAGAATGATCCATCCACTTTATAAAGGAAGGCTTGGAAGTTGGAACCACACCATGCATGTATTCTTTGCAAGGCTTTTTATATTACGGCTTGGTTGGGTAATAATAGGAAATAGGTACAAGTGATTCTTCCAATGGAGAAGATTATCTTTGCGCAGTAAGAGATCTTGTacctaatatatttattttactgtttttttttaaaatgtatagtTTGTGAAAGAGAAAATTAGAATAATGTCCCCATTGATAACTACAAGTTGTATTATAAAATTCATATGTTCGATAAATAAAAGACCcatgcaaaaacaaagaacaaagcaaaacaCAATATTTGATTTACAAGTGATACAACGGATGCCTCACACGTACGTCATCTCcacaattatatatacaaataaaactaaaaactgcCTTTGTCTGGCCCAAAT encodes the following:
- the LOC104756639 gene encoding dirigent protein 11 is translated as MSTPFLLLLPLIFKAILLLTVTVTQSEAYSTTTPFQGHDPEKLTHLHFYFHDVISGDKPTTIRVAEAPSTNSSVSSFGAVLIVDAPLTEGPDPRSKEVGRAQGMYASTDMKTFGFTMVFNLAFTEGEFNGSTVGLYGRNPILLKERELPIIGGTGAFRFARGYALPKTYKSVDKDAVVEYNAFIWH